One genomic window of Camelina sativa cultivar DH55 chromosome 5, Cs, whole genome shotgun sequence includes the following:
- the LOC104788887 gene encoding putative F-box/FBD/LRR-repeat protein At1g22000: protein MGLLRIERICDLPDDLLLQILLRVPTKDAVATGILSKRWRCVWKMLHELAFKHDQGSESFGWFVDKSLQHHKAPKLVRLVVELGPQCPPVDVVDVRKWVGKAVNHGVKRLDFSLLWTGEPTSLPESLYTCDSLVSLTLSNQILIDISFPPSLPSLSFLKLAYVVYKDEESLARLLSSSPVLKQLVLIRPAKDDNLTNVTVKVPSLKCLTYLTEEEEEEE from the coding sequence ATGGGTTTGTTGAGGATTGAGAGAATATGTGATTTGCCCGACGATTTGCTGTTGCAAATCTTACTCCGCGTCCCGACGAAAGATGCAGTGGCCACTGGTATCTTGTCTAAAAGATGGCGTTGCGTTTGGAAGATGCTCCATGAACTCGCCTTCAAACACGACCAAGGGAGCGAGAGCTTTGGGTGGTTTGTTGACAAGTCACTGCAACACCATAAGGCACCGAAACTAGTAAGACTGGTTGTCGAACTGGGTCCACAATGTCCTCCTGTTGACGTAGTAGATGTCAGAAAGTGGGTTGGCAAAGCTGTTAACCACGGTGTGAAAAGATTAGATTTCAGTCTCCTCTGGACAGGAGAGCCCACAAGCTTACCTGAGAGCCTTTACACATGCGACTCGCTTGTTTCTTTAACTCTATCAAACCAGATTCTAATTGACATTTCTTTCCCCCCTAGCctaccatctctctcttttctgaAACTTGCCTATGTGGTCTACAAAGACGAAGAATCTCTTGCTAGGCTTTTATCAAGTTCCCCGGTTCTCAAACAACTGGTGCTTATACGACCTGCTAAAGATGACAACTTGACAAACGTTACCGTGAAAGTGCCTTCGTTGAAATGTTTAACTTATCTGAccgaagaggaagaggaagaggaa
- the LOC104785495 gene encoding ribonuclease H2 subunit C-like yields the protein MGTIDLRAAADGNLFADLSSQVHQLPCCIRFDGPSEVSHYFKPKSSEVEIDGVKTEEAHFRGRKLQGATISLPSGYSGFVLGQASDLNANGKRKASSITDENPCWEAKAKFDNLTYWNHDNLPSKDDTFVRSFHWFNIAEALHKPVKVEDLVAAVSHGGKDQL from the exons ATGGGAACCATAGACCTTAGAGCTGCTGCAGATGGAAACTTGTTTGCGGATCTTAGTAGTCAAGTTCACCAGCTCCCTTGCTGTATTAGATTCGATGGTCCTTCTGAAGTTTCCCACTATTTCAAGCCTAAATCCAGTG AGGTTGAAATTGATGGAGTAAAAACGGAAGAAGCTCATTTCAGAGGAAGGAAGTTGCAAGGAGCAACTATCTCACTCCCTAGTGGCTATTCTg GTTTTGTGCTTGGACAAGCGAGTGACCTGAATGCTAATGGAAAGAGAAAAGCTTCTAGTATCACGGATGAGAACCCGTGTTGGGAAGCTAAGGCCAAATTCGATAACCTGACATACTGGAATCACGATAATCTCCCTTCAAAAGACGATACTTTTGTGCGGTCTTTTCATTGGTTTAACATTGCAGAAGCG CTGCACAAGCCAGTGAAAGTTGAAGACTTGGTTGCAGCAGTTTCACATGGTGGAAAGGATCAACTATGA
- the LOC104785496 gene encoding uncharacterized protein LOC104785496: protein MEFKEIRSVIERSMRYNELFQQPLRQEKMSVVKSFIQKSDSGFRVVPTKELCRVYLQKPNLLASKGVIDAQAKPPHRRFGRSYDQQNLKSTRLRHHHHLHTSVDDPLKPKMEEEKKEISQRYFTPLGFSSGSHLGYRKKGKDFLVEKSSMAMNNKLCHGTTSFGQKKERVVREVKSNLMVSTSRDTVAADVKLRDSSSSAFITKDKNDDCSNASPECQTNSEEAHQPSPVSVLEPMFYEDILDDSEDLDFQSLEEELETLKSESESYSDGSGMEVSSDEESVVGSEVKESKDVEQIGFLDTQQSRDSSYIDDILAEAVQGDKNWVPDKQDLAISPKIFEKLEKKYYTETYWKSSERRILFDRVKSSLVEILESFSATPTWKKPVSRRLGTALSTYALKQELWKVLAKQEKRAKKKPLAKVPVIDIDEWLELEADDESVVCELESMIVDDLLAEVVSFM from the exons ATGGAGTTTAAGGAGATTAGATCCGTGATTGAGAGATCTATGCGTTATAATGAACTGTTTCAACAACCTCTGCGTCAAGAAAAGATGAGTGTTGTTAAGAGTTTTATCCAAAAGTCCGATTCTGGTTTCAGAGTGGTTCCAACGAAGGAGCTCTGTCGAGTTTATCTCCAGAAACCTAATTTGTTGGCTTCTAAAGGTGTAATTGATGCACAAGCCAAGCCTCCTCACAGGAGATTTGGTAGGAGTTATGATCAGCAAAACTTGAAGTCGACGAGGCtgagacatcatcatcatcttcatacaAGTGTTGATGATCCTCTGAAACCCaaaatggaggaggagaagaaagagatttcTCAGAGATATTTTACTCCTCTTGGTTTCAGTAGTGGTTCTCATTTGGGATATAGGAAGAAAGGAAAAGACTTTTTAGTTGAGAAGAGTTCTATGGCAATGAATAATAAACTTTGTCATGGTACTACTTCATTTGGTCagaagaaggagagagttgTGAGAGAAGTTAAATCCAATTTGATGGTTAGTACATCTAGGGACACAGTTGCAGCAGATGTGAAGTTGAgggattcatcttcttcagctttcATTACCAAG GATAAAAACGATGATTGTTCCAATGCATCTCCTGAATGTCAGACGAACTCAgaagaagctcatcaacctagtCCTGTTTCTGTTCTAGAGCCAATGTTTTACGAAGATATCTTAGACGACAGTGAAGATCTCGATTTTCAAA GTCTAGAGGAAGAGCTTGAGACCCTGAAATCTGAATCTGAGAGTTATTCAGATGGGAGTGGGATGGAAGTATCGAGCGATGAGGAGTCTGTGGTCGGTTCTGAAGTCAAAGAAAGCAAGGATGTTGAACAAATTGGGTTCTTGGATACTCAACAAAGCAGGGACTCTTCCTACATTGATGATATCTTGGCTGAAGCTGTACAAGGGGACAAGAATTGGGTTCCTGACAAACAAGATTTAGCCATCAGCCCCAAAATCTTCGAGAAACTGGAGAAGAAGTATTACACAGAAACATATTGGAAGAGTTCTGAAAGAAGGATATTATTTGATAGAGTCAAGTCAAGCCTGGTCGAGATTCTAGAATCGTTTTCAGCTACACCAACATGGAAGAAACCCGTTTCTAGGAGACTTGGCACTGCACTAAGCACATATGCACTGAAACAAGAACTCTGGAAAGTACTTGCTAAGCAAGAGAAGCGAGCCAAGAAAAAACCATTGGCCAAAGTGCCAGTCATAGACATTGATGAGTGGTTAGAACTTGAAGCTGATGATGAGTCAGTGGTTTGTGAATTAGAAAGTATGATAGTGGATGATTTGTTGGCTGAGGTTGTCAGCTTCATGTAG
- the LOC104785497 gene encoding dirigent protein 9-like has protein sequence MAKALHIIILLFLTSFNLLAVINSVRILDEIQPQPQLIPTGQIPTVAPTEAEEDDGTDDNPVPATTTSTASAVTVSAGPAGATAGEHEPLLEFFMHDVLGGSHPSARVVTGIVAQTEVNGIPFSKASNSIFPVDNGVPLVNSNNINSVINPNTAPLLTGLGGAQTSTVIQNTNGNSNDALSANNLPFVTAGNLPPGAALQHLMFGTITVVDDELTESHELGSAVIGRAQGFYLASSLDGTSQTLSLTVLLHGEHDHHDTLDDAISFFGVHRTASHASQIAVIGGTGKFEHAKGYAIVETLHNQDNQHITDGQDTILHFSVYLTYKA, from the coding sequence ATGGCCAAAGCTCTTCACATAATCATCCttctgttcctcacatccttcaATCTCCTCGCAGTCATCAACTCGGTTAGAATTCTTGACGAGATCCAACCTCAGCCTCAGTTAATCCCTACAGGCCAAATCCCCACGGTGGCTCCAACTGAAGCCGAGGAGGATGATGGCACCGATGACAACCCAGTACCAGCAACCACAACAAGTACTGCATCAGCAGTAACTGTCTCAGCCGGTCCAGCTGGTGCCACAGCGGGTGAACACGAGCCTTTACTAGAGTTCTTCATGCACGATGTGCTAGGCGGGTCTCACCCATCGGCTCGTGTGGTTACCGGAATAGTAGCTCAAACTGAAGTGAACGGAATACCATTCTCAAAGGCCAGCAACAGCATTTTCCCAGTTGACAATGGAGTCCCACTGGTcaactcaaacaacatcaacagTGTTATTAACCCAAACACAGCTCCACTTCTCACAGGACTTGGCGGTGCTCAAACCTCCACCGTAATCCAAAACACTAATGGGAATTCCAACGATGCTCTTAGCGCCAACAATCTCCCTTTTGTAACCGCTGGAAACCTCCCTCCTGGTGCTGCCCTCCAGCATCTCATGTTCGGAACCATAACTGTTGTGGACGATGAGCTAACTGAAAGCCACGAGCTTGGCTCAGCTGTTATAGGGAGAGCTCAAGGCTTTTACTTGGCCAGTTCCTTGGACGGCACAAGCCAAACTCTTTCTCTGACCGTATTGCTACATGGAGAGCACGACCATCATGACACTTTAGATGATGCCATTAGTTTCTTTGGAGTTCACCGGACCGCCTCTCATGCCTCCCAGATTGCAGTTATTGGCGGGACTGGGAAGTTCGAGCACGCTAAAGGGTATGCCATAGTGGAAACTCTGCATAACCAGGACAACCAGCATATCACTGATGGTCAAGACACCATCCTCCATTTCAGTGTATACCTCACCTACAAAGCTTGA
- the LOC104788888 gene encoding dirigent protein 9-like: MAKALHIIILLFLTSFNLLAVINSVRILDEIQPQPQLIPTGQIPTVAPTEAEEDDGTDDNPVPATTTSTASAVTVSAGPAGATAGEHEPLLEFFMHDVLGGSHPSARVVTGIVAQTEVNGIPFSKASNSIFPVDNGVPLVNSNNINSVINPNTAPLLTGLGGAQTSTVIQNTNGNSNDALSAAESERKRRTDGISLKG; this comes from the coding sequence ATGGCCAAAGCTCTTCACATAATCATCCttctgttcctcacatccttcaATCTCCTCGCAGTCATCAACTCGGTTAGAATTCTTGACGAGATCCAACCTCAGCCTCAGTTAATCCCTACAGGCCAAATCCCCACGGTGGCTCCAACTGAAGCCGAGGAGGATGATGGCACCGATGACAACCCAGTACCAGCAACCACAACAAGTACTGCATCAGCAGTAACTGTCTCAGCCGGTCCAGCTGGTGCCACAGCGGGTGAACACGAGCCTTTACTAGAGTTCTTCATGCACGATGTGCTAGGCGGGTCTCACCCATCGGCTCGTGTGGTTACCGGAATAGTAGCTCAAACTGAAGTGAACGGAATACCATTCTCAAAGGCCAGCAACAGCATTTTCCCAGTTGACAATGGAGTCCCACTGGTcaactcaaacaacatcaacagTGTTATTAACCCAAACACAGCTCCACTTCTCACAGGACTTGGCGGTGCTCAAACCTCCACCGTAATCCAAAACACTAATGGGAATTCCAACGATGCTCTTAGCGCNGCTGAATCGGAGAGGAAACGTAGAACCGATGGTATATCTTTGAAAGGGTAG
- the LOC104785498 gene encoding caffeoylshikimate esterase isoform X2 — protein MASQTDDTVYEESFINNSRGMKLFTCKWVPAKQEPKALVFICHGYAMECSITMNSTARRLVKAGFAVYGIDYEGHGKSDGLSAYVPNFDQLVDDVSTHYTSICEREENKGKMRFLLGESMGGAVLLLLHRKKPEFWDGAILAAPMCKIAEEMKPNPLVISILSKLSGVIPSWKIIPGQDIIEIAFKQPEIRKQVKENPYCYKGRPRLKTAYELLRVSTDLEKRLNEVSLPFMVLHGEDDKVTDKAVSGELYEVASSWDKTLKLYPGMWHGLLYGETPENIDLVFADIIGWLDKRASDGKGGAESERKRRTDGISLKG, from the exons ATG GCGAGTCAAACTGATGACACCGTTTACGAAGAG agtttcaTCAACAATTCTCGAGGAATGAAACTGTTCACGTGCAAATGGGTACCAGCAAAGCAAGAACCTAAGGCTTTAGTCTTTATCTGCCATGGATATGCAATGGAATGCAGCATCACCATGAACA GTACTGCGAGGAGACTTGTGAAAGCAGGATTTGCGGTTTATGGTATAGACTATGAAGGTCATGGCAAATCTGATGGGCTTAGTGCCTACGTCCCAAACTTTGACCAACTTGTTGATGATGTCTCAACGCACTACACAAGCATTTGCG agagagaagagaacaaagGGAAGATGAGGTTCTTGTTAGGAGAATCAATGGGTGGAGCAGTGCTTTTGTTGTTACATAGAAAGAAGCCTGAGTTTTGGGATGGGGCCatcttggctgctccaatgtGTAAG ATTGCTGAAGAAATGAAACCAAATCCTTTGGTAATTTCGATATTGTCCAAACTTAGCGGAGTGATACCGTCGTGGAAGATCATTCCTGGTCAAGATATTATTGAGATTGCTTTTAAACAGCCAGAAATCCGAAAGCAGGTTAAAGAGAATCCTTACTGTTACAAAGGACGTCCACGTTTGAAGACTGCTTATGAACTACTGAGGGTTAGCACCGACCTCGAGAAGAGATTGAACGag GTTTCTTTACCGTTTATGGTCTTGCACGGAGAAGACGATAAAGTCACAGACAAAGCGGTGAGTGGAGAGCTGTATGAGGTTGCGTCTAGTTGGGACAAGACTCTCAAACTGTACCCTGGAATGTGGCACGGCTTACTCTATGGAGAGACACCAGAGAATATTGATCTTGTGTTTGCTGACATCATTGGTTGGTTGGACAAAAGAGCCTCTGATGGAAAGGGCGGGGCTGAATCGGAGAGGAAACGTAGAACCGATGGTATATCTTTGAAAGGGTAG
- the LOC104785498 gene encoding caffeoylshikimate esterase isoform X1, protein MQASQTDDTVYEESFINNSRGMKLFTCKWVPAKQEPKALVFICHGYAMECSITMNSTARRLVKAGFAVYGIDYEGHGKSDGLSAYVPNFDQLVDDVSTHYTSICEREENKGKMRFLLGESMGGAVLLLLHRKKPEFWDGAILAAPMCKIAEEMKPNPLVISILSKLSGVIPSWKIIPGQDIIEIAFKQPEIRKQVKENPYCYKGRPRLKTAYELLRVSTDLEKRLNEVSLPFMVLHGEDDKVTDKAVSGELYEVASSWDKTLKLYPGMWHGLLYGETPENIDLVFADIIGWLDKRASDGKGGAESERKRRTDGISLKG, encoded by the exons atgcAGGCGAGTCAAACTGATGACACCGTTTACGAAGAG agtttcaTCAACAATTCTCGAGGAATGAAACTGTTCACGTGCAAATGGGTACCAGCAAAGCAAGAACCTAAGGCTTTAGTCTTTATCTGCCATGGATATGCAATGGAATGCAGCATCACCATGAACA GTACTGCGAGGAGACTTGTGAAAGCAGGATTTGCGGTTTATGGTATAGACTATGAAGGTCATGGCAAATCTGATGGGCTTAGTGCCTACGTCCCAAACTTTGACCAACTTGTTGATGATGTCTCAACGCACTACACAAGCATTTGCG agagagaagagaacaaagGGAAGATGAGGTTCTTGTTAGGAGAATCAATGGGTGGAGCAGTGCTTTTGTTGTTACATAGAAAGAAGCCTGAGTTTTGGGATGGGGCCatcttggctgctccaatgtGTAAG ATTGCTGAAGAAATGAAACCAAATCCTTTGGTAATTTCGATATTGTCCAAACTTAGCGGAGTGATACCGTCGTGGAAGATCATTCCTGGTCAAGATATTATTGAGATTGCTTTTAAACAGCCAGAAATCCGAAAGCAGGTTAAAGAGAATCCTTACTGTTACAAAGGACGTCCACGTTTGAAGACTGCTTATGAACTACTGAGGGTTAGCACCGACCTCGAGAAGAGATTGAACGag GTTTCTTTACCGTTTATGGTCTTGCACGGAGAAGACGATAAAGTCACAGACAAAGCGGTGAGTGGAGAGCTGTATGAGGTTGCGTCTAGTTGGGACAAGACTCTCAAACTGTACCCTGGAATGTGGCACGGCTTACTCTATGGAGAGACACCAGAGAATATTGATCTTGTGTTTGCTGACATCATTGGTTGGTTGGACAAAAGAGCCTCTGATGGAAAGGGCGGGGCTGAATCGGAGAGGAAACGTAGAACCGATGGTATATCTTTGAAAGGGTAG
- the LOC104788889 gene encoding putative F-box/LRR-repeat protein At3g18150, translating to MAYDGRHGDGVTATDCDAHQHRRNLKRARDSSENLDSISSLPDVLIQQILSFLPTKIAMRTSVLSRRWRHVWPNTPSLSFDFIGLRNIRNPADFINETLSRYTARKMMRFHLDSYHVRDCPPHDMNQWIEFAMSRNAENLSLYLSYTNSHGCIPHSFYANSSLKQLKLRSCNYLVTRCSVSWTSLKKLSLHYCNISEESFAKILCGCPILKILKLYCPTQPRVLDLSKSPRLRVLKIERKYVWVTGATHIVAPHIRYLRLANSRLPCTLVDVSSLTEAKLDIFFSRVKQELKADFLQVMVLEILEKLKNVQKLTFGENFLKILSLVELRGVSLPIFKVQVLTLRTTISQYVIHGIVRVLQNSPQLKKLTLLNSSKRGLIPVCSP from the exons ATGGCCTACGACGGCAGACACGGAGACGGCGTCACCGCCACTGACTGCGACGCCCATCAGCACCGCCGCAATCTCAAACGAGCAAGAGACTCAAGTGAAAATCTAGACTCAATCAGCTCTTTGCCCGATGTGCTTATCCAACAAATCCTCTCCTTTCTCCCGACTAAAATAGCCATGCGCACTTCGGTCTTGTCCAGACGATGGAGGCATGTATGGCCCAATACACCTTCCTTGTCCTTTGATTTTATAGGACTTCGTAATATACGGAATCCGGCTGATTTCATAAACGAAACCCTATCTCGCTACACGGCTCGTAAGATGATGAGATTTCACCTCGATTCCTACCACGTGAGGGACTGTCCTCCTCACGACATGAACCAGTGGATCGAGTTCGCCATGTCCCGAAACGCTGAGAATCTGTCGTTATATTTATCTTACACCAATTCCCATGGGTGCATTCCTCATTCTTTCTACGCCAATTCTTCTCTCAAGCAACTCAAGCTAAGATCATGTAACTATCTGGTTACAAGATGCTCGGTGTCTTGGACATCATTGAAGAAACTTTCATTGCATTATTGCAATATCTCTGAAGAATCCTTTGCCAAGATTTTATGTGGTTGTCCGATcctcaaaatattaaaattgtattgcCCTACTCAACCAAGGGTTCTTGATCTAAGCAAGTCACCGCGTCTGAGAGTTTTAAAAATCGAGCGTAAGTACGTTTGGGTTACAGGGGCAACACATATTGTTGCACCACATATACGTTACCTCAGATTGGCAAACTCTCGGTTACCTTGCACTTTAGTTGATGTCTCGTCTTTAACTGAAGCTAAACTAGACATTTTTTTCAGTAGAGTTAAGCAGGAACTCAAAGCTGATTTTCTTCAAGTCATGGTGCTAGAAATACTAGAGAAATTGAAGAATGTACAGAAGCTTACTTTTGGGGAAAACTTTCTTAAg attttatcCCTTGTGGAACTTCGAGGTGTTTCTTTACCGATATTCAAGGTTCAGGTTTTGACGCTTAGGACAACTATCTCCCAGTATGTAATTCATGGGATAGTAAGGGTGCTACAAAACTCACCTCAACTAAAGAAGCTAACCCTACTAAATAGTTCGAAACGTGGCCTGATACCGGTATGTTCACCTTGA
- the LOC104785500 gene encoding caffeoylshikimate esterase-like has translation MASETEDFKYEESFIKNTRGLKLFTCRWVPTNKDPGALVFLCHGYGMECSITMNSTARRLVKAGYAVYGMDYEGHGKSDGLSAYISNFDNLVDDVSTHYTTICEREENKRKMRFMLGESMGGAVVVLLCRKKPDFWDGALLVAPMCKIAEEMKPSPFVISILTKLISVIPKWKIIPSQDIIEISYKEPKIRKQVRENPLCYNGRPRLKTAYELLRISNDLEKRLQEVSLPFMVLHGDDDKVTDKAVSQELYKVALSSDKTLKLYPGMWHGLLNGETQENIEIVFADVIGWLEKRSDYGNERFESGLKHNSDV, from the exons ATG GCGAGTGAAACAGAGGACTTCAAGTATGAAGAG AGTTTCATAAAAAACACTCGAGGATTGAAGTTGTTCACGTGCAGATGGGTACCAACAAACAAAGACCCAGGGGCTTTAGTTTTCCTTTGCCACGGATACGGCATGGAATGTAGCATCACCATGAATA GTACTGCGAGGAGGCTTGTGAAGGCAGGATATGCGGTTTATGGAATGGATTATGAAGGACATGGCAAATCTGATGGGCTGAGCGCTTATATCTCAAACTTTGACAACCTCGTTGATGATGTCTCAACTCACTACACAACTATTTGCG AGAGGGAAGAGAACAAACGGAAGATGAGGTTTATGTTAGGAGAGTCCATGGGAGGAGCAGTGGTTGTGTTGCTATGCAGGAAGAAACCTGACTTTTGGGATGGAGCTCTCTTGGTCGCTCCAATGTGTAAG ATCGCAGAAGAAATGAAGCCAAGTCCTTTTGTTATTTCGATATTAACAAAGCTCATCTCGGTTATACCTAAATGGAAAATAATTCCTAGTCAAGATATCATCGAGATTTCATATAAAGAgccaaaaataagaaaacag GTTAGAGAAAATCCTTTATGTTACAATGGAAGACCACGCTTGAAAACTGCGTATGAGCTCTTAAGGATCAGCAACGACCTCGAGAAGAGACTTCAAGAg GTTTCATTGCCGTTTATGGTTTTACACGGAGATGATGATAAAGTAACAGATAAAGCAGTGAGCCAAGAACTATACAAGGTTGCGTTGAGCTCTGACAAAACCTTAAAGTTGTATCCTGGGATGTGGCACGGTTTGCTCAATGGTGAAACACAAGAGAACATCGAAATTGTCTTCGCTGACGTCATTGGATGGTTGGAAAAAAGAAGTGATTATGGAAATGAAAGGTTTGAGTCGGGGCTTAAACATAATAGCGATGTTTGA
- the LOC104785501 gene encoding caffeoylshikimate esterase, whose protein sequence is MVLYEEDFVLNSRGMKLFTCVWKPEKEEPKALLFLCHGYAMESSITMNSSATRLAKAGFAVYGMDYEGHGKSEGLNGYISDFDHLVDDVSNHYSTICEKEENKGKMRFLLGESMGGALVLLLARKKPDFWDGAVLVAPMCKLADEIKPHPVVISILIKLAKFIPTWKIVPGNDIIDIAVKEPHIRKQVRENKYCYKGRPRLNTAYQLLLVSLDLEKNLHQVSIPFIVLHGEDDKVTDKSVSKLLYEVASSSDKTFKLYPNMWHALLYGETPENSEIVFGDIINWLEDRAINSNGGLETQLKHKHDGFLTHK, encoded by the exons ATGGTTCTGTATGAAGAG GATTTTGTTTTGAACTCACGAGGCATGAAGCTGTTCACTTGTGTATGGAAACCAGAGAAGGAAGAACCAAAGGCCTTGCTCTTTCTCTGTCATGGCTACGCTATGGAGTCCAGCATCACCATGAACAGTTCAGCCACGAGGCTAGCCAAGGCCGGTTTTGCGGTCTATGGAATGGACTATGAAGGACATGGGAAATCCGAGGGACTAAATGGTTACATCAGTGACTTTGATCATCTCGTTGATGATGTCTCTAATCACTACTCTACAATTtgtg AGAAGGAAGAGAACAAGGGGAAGATGAGGTTTCTACTTGGAGAATCCATGGGAGGAGCACTTGTGTTGCTCTTAGCGAGAAAGAAGCCTGACTTTTGGGACGGTGCGGTTTTGGTCGCACCCATGTGTAAG TTAGCAGACGAGATAAAGCCACATCCAGTAGTGATCTCAATTCTTATCAAGCTTGCCAAGTTTATTCCGACGTGGAAGATAGTTCCAGGAAAtgatattattgacattgcagTTAAAGAACCCCACATCAGAAAACAG GTGAGGGAGAACAAGTACTGCTATAAAGGCCGGCCTCGCCTCAATACCGCCTACCAACTCTTGTTGGTTAGCTTGGATCTCGAAAAGAATCTTCATCAG GTATCTATTCCTTTCATTGTTCTTCACGGAGAAGATGATAAAGTGACGGACAAAAGCGTGAGCAAATTGCTATACGAAGTGGCTTCAAGCTCGGACAAGACGTTCAAGTTGTATCCCAACATGTGGCACGCTTTGCTATATGGAGAAACTCCTGAAAATTCAGAAATTGTGTTTGGTGATATCATAAATTGGCTGGAGGATAGAGCCATCAATTCGAACGGAGGGTTGGAGACTCAGCTAAAACATAAGCATGATGGATTCTTGACGCATAAATAA
- the LOC104785502 gene encoding 60S ribosomal protein L35-2, with amino-acid sequence MARIKVHELREKSKADLSTQLKEFKAELALLRVAKVTGGAPNKLSKIKVVRKSIAQVLTVISQKQKSALREAYKNKKLLPLDLRPKKTRAIRRRLTKHQASLKTEREKKKEMYFPIRKYAIKV; translated from the exons ATGG CAAGAATCAAGGTTCATGAGCTGAGGGAGAAATCAAAAGCTGATCTTTCTACTCAGCTGAAGGAGTTTAAGGCTGAGCTTGCTCTTCTTCGCGTGGCTAAGGTCACTGGAGGTGCTCCCAACAAGCTCTCCAAGAT TAAGGTGGTGAGGAAGTCCATTGCTCAGGTATTGACAGTGATCTCACAGAAACAAAAGTCTGCTTTGAGAGAGGcgtacaagaacaagaagcttTTGCCTCTTGATCTTCGTCCCAAGAAGACTAGAGCGATCAGGAGAAGACTCACCAAGCATCAG GCATCACTGAAGActgaaagggagaagaagaaagaaatgtacTTTCCAATTAGGAAGTATGCTATTAAGGTGTAA